The following proteins come from a genomic window of Corynebacterium falsenii:
- a CDS encoding gamma carbonic anhydrase family protein gives MNSPLILPFNGKTPRIHRSAYIAPGVTIIGDVEIGADSSVFYGCVLRGDVGAIRIGERTNIQDNCVLHTESESDCVLEDDVTVGHLALVHACHVGAGTLVGMKSALLSRCTIGPGSLIAAGAIVLEDQEIPARSLAAGVPAKVRRELTEEQSRGFIAHAARYVTTAQQQPDPSEALTLEDTWFD, from the coding sequence ATGAACAGCCCCTTGATCCTGCCGTTCAACGGCAAGACCCCACGCATCCACCGCAGCGCATACATCGCTCCTGGCGTCACCATCATCGGAGACGTTGAGATCGGCGCCGATTCCTCCGTGTTCTACGGCTGCGTATTGCGCGGCGACGTGGGCGCCATCCGCATCGGCGAGCGCACCAATATCCAGGACAACTGCGTGCTGCACACCGAAAGCGAATCGGACTGTGTCCTTGAGGACGACGTCACCGTGGGCCACCTCGCCCTCGTGCACGCCTGCCACGTGGGCGCGGGCACCCTCGTGGGCATGAAGTCCGCGCTGCTCTCGCGCTGCACGATCGGGCCAGGCTCGCTCATCGCCGCCGGCGCCATCGTCCTAGAAGACCAGGAGATTCCGGCGCGCAGCCTTGCCGCGGGCGTTCCGGCCAAGGTGCGCCGCGAGCTCACGGAGGAACAATCCCGCGGCTTCATCGCCCACGCCGCGCGCTACGTGACCACCGCCCAGCAGCAGCCCGACCCCTCCGAGGCACTCACCCTCGAGGACACCTGGTTCGACTAA